From a region of the Microcoleus sp. bin38.metabat.b11b12b14.051 genome:
- a CDS encoding type II toxin-antitoxin system RelE/ParE family toxin, which translates to MSNETPVVQIDLTPEYKRNLRELSKKYRNVRLDTQEIIQQFQGGNFIGDRIPGMGENYVILKVRVRNSNIQKGKSAGYRLIYQVESPTSVLLLTIYAKSDQEDISPNEIRSILAEFDGDE; encoded by the coding sequence CGTACAGATTGATTTAACGCCTGAGTACAAACGTAATTTGCGTGAATTATCAAAAAAATATCGCAATGTCAGGTTAGATACTCAGGAAATTATTCAACAATTCCAAGGGGGGAACTTTATTGGCGATCGCATCCCTGGAATGGGTGAAAATTATGTCATCTTGAAGGTGAGAGTCAGAAATAGCAATATCCAAAAAGGGAAAAGCGCTGGTTATCGACTGATCTATCAAGTTGAGTCACCGACTAGCGTACTTCTATTAACCATTTATGCTAAATCAGACCAAGAAGATATAAGTCCTAATGAGATTCGTAGCATTTTAGCTGAGTTCGATGGGGATGAATAA